In the genome of Xanthomonas translucens pv. cerealis, one region contains:
- a CDS encoding M28 family metallopeptidase — protein MRMLLLSACLFMGGAAQAANEALPGGGIDAEALERHVRTLASDAFEGRAPATPGEDKTIAYLSEQFRLAGVQPAGDDGGWTQAVPLVRAQVDGPVTATLRVAGAAQALVNGEDVVLQSLRPGSNVALKDAPLVFVGYGIHAPERGWDDYKGVDLKGKIAVMLINDADFQTPQPGAFDGRAVTYYGRWTYKYEEAARQGAAGVLIVHETAPAAYGWATVKSSGLSPLFDIERSDAQARAQHVPVRGWMQRALAVSLFQRAGLDFEAEKKRAQRADFRPQALGDAALSVRFALKRERVVTHNVVAKLEGATHPHETVIYSAHWDAFGIGAADASGDRIRRGAVDNATGVASVLELARVFAAGPRPQRTLYFLALTAEETGLLGATYYAAHPLAPLATTVAVINSEMFSPDGATGDIASWGRGRVSLERDLAAAAQARGRAYSPDPNLEAGFFYRADHFAFARAGVPAITVGPGLDKREGGVAAGKAIRDRYFADCYHQPCDRWSDSWDPAGHAADTLLLYDLGQRLADSREWPRWDDGSEFKPARDASESVRR, from the coding sequence ATGCGCATGTTGCTGCTGTCCGCCTGCCTGTTCATGGGAGGCGCCGCACAGGCGGCGAACGAGGCGCTGCCCGGTGGCGGCATCGATGCCGAAGCGCTGGAGCGGCATGTGCGTACGCTGGCCTCCGATGCGTTCGAGGGCCGCGCGCCGGCCACGCCGGGCGAGGACAAGACCATCGCCTATCTCAGCGAGCAATTCCGCCTGGCCGGGGTGCAACCGGCGGGCGACGACGGCGGCTGGACCCAGGCGGTGCCGCTGGTGCGCGCGCAGGTGGACGGACCGGTGACGGCGACGCTGCGCGTGGCCGGCGCGGCGCAGGCGCTGGTCAACGGCGAGGATGTGGTGCTGCAGAGCCTGCGGCCCGGCAGCAACGTGGCGCTGAAGGATGCGCCGCTGGTGTTCGTCGGCTACGGCATCCATGCGCCCGAGCGCGGCTGGGACGACTACAAGGGCGTGGACCTGAAGGGCAAGATCGCGGTGATGCTGATCAACGACGCCGACTTCCAGACGCCGCAGCCCGGCGCCTTCGACGGCCGCGCGGTCACCTACTACGGGCGCTGGACCTACAAGTACGAGGAAGCCGCGCGGCAGGGCGCGGCCGGCGTGCTGATCGTGCACGAGACCGCGCCGGCCGCGTATGGCTGGGCCACGGTGAAGAGTTCCGGGCTGTCGCCGCTGTTCGACATCGAGCGCAGCGACGCGCAGGCGCGCGCGCAGCACGTGCCGGTACGCGGCTGGATGCAGCGCGCGCTGGCGGTGTCGCTGTTCCAGCGCGCCGGGCTGGATTTCGAGGCGGAGAAAAAGCGTGCGCAGCGCGCCGACTTCCGCCCGCAGGCGCTGGGCGATGCGGCGCTGTCGGTGCGCTTCGCGCTCAAGCGCGAGCGCGTGGTCACCCACAACGTGGTGGCCAAGCTGGAAGGCGCCACGCATCCGCACGAGACCGTCATTTATTCGGCGCATTGGGATGCGTTCGGCATCGGCGCGGCCGACGCCAGCGGCGATCGCATCCGCCGCGGCGCGGTCGACAACGCCACCGGCGTGGCCAGCGTGCTGGAGCTGGCGCGGGTATTCGCGGCCGGGCCGCGGCCGCAGCGCACGCTGTACTTCCTCGCGCTCACCGCCGAGGAAACGGGCCTGCTCGGCGCGACTTATTACGCCGCGCATCCGCTGGCGCCGCTGGCGACCACCGTGGCGGTGATCAACAGCGAGATGTTCAGCCCCGACGGCGCCACCGGCGACATCGCCTCATGGGGCCGCGGACGGGTCTCGCTGGAGCGCGACCTGGCCGCGGCGGCGCAGGCGCGCGGCCGCGCCTATTCGCCGGATCCGAACCTGGAGGCGGGCTTCTTCTACCGTGCCGACCACTTCGCCTTCGCCCGTGCCGGGGTGCCGGCGATCACGGTGGGGCCGGGGCTGGACAAGCGCGAGGGTGGCGTTGCGGCAGGCAAGGCGATCCGCGACCGCTATTTCGCCGACTGTTACCACCAGCCCTGCGATCGCTGGAGCGACTCGTGGGATCCGGCTGGGCATGCCGCAGACACGCTGTTGCTGTACGACCTGGGTCAGCGTCTGGCCGACAGCCGCGAATGGCCGCGCTGGGACGACGGTTCCGAATTCAAGCCGGCGCGCGACGCGAGCGAGTCAGTGCGTCGCTGA
- a CDS encoding DUF2059 domain-containing protein codes for MLAAGHSLAGRSMNPTPLLSRRWPQRLLLAALLALAAIPALAEPPSDGDINRLLSASRAQNMLDSMLPQIQAMQRQQFAQLTAQRPLDAAQQQKVQQIQERTQATVRKALSWQEMRPLYVNLYKQSFSRQDVLAMAEFYESPAGQSMLDKTPQLMQNLMGTIQQKITPLFADLQKDLEQTVNTPPPAPAKKP; via the coding sequence ATCCTGGCCGCCGGCCATAGCCTTGCAGGACGCTCGATGAACCCGACCCCGCTGCTTTCCCGCCGCTGGCCGCAGCGCCTGCTGCTGGCCGCGCTGCTGGCCCTGGCCGCAATCCCTGCGCTGGCCGAACCGCCCAGCGACGGCGACATCAACCGCCTGCTGTCGGCCTCGCGCGCGCAGAACATGCTCGACAGCATGCTGCCGCAGATCCAGGCGATGCAGCGCCAGCAATTCGCGCAGTTGACCGCGCAGCGCCCGCTCGACGCGGCGCAGCAGCAGAAAGTGCAGCAGATCCAGGAGCGCACCCAGGCCACCGTGCGCAAGGCGCTGTCGTGGCAGGAAATGCGCCCGCTGTACGTGAACCTCTACAAGCAGTCGTTCTCCAGGCAGGACGTGCTGGCGATGGCCGAGTTCTACGAGAGCCCGGCCGGACAGAGCATGCTCGACAAGACCCCGCAGCTGATGCAGAACCTGATGGGCACGATCCAGCAGAAGATCACCCCGCTGTTCGCCGACCTGCAAAAGGACCTGGAGCAGACCGTCAACACGCCGCCGCCGGCACCGGCGAAGAAGCCCTAG
- the arfB gene encoding alternative ribosome rescue aminoacyl-tRNA hydrolase ArfB, whose protein sequence is MSHGAIHISSSLAIPETEIVERFVRASGAGGQNVNKVSTAVELRFDLAGSPSLPEPLRARLLARRDRRITAEGVLVIDAQRFRTQDRNRDDARQRLAEFIAAGLSVPKRRIATKPSHGAKLRRLDAKRERSQIKRGRSPGRWE, encoded by the coding sequence ATGAGTCATGGGGCCATCCACATTTCGAGCAGCCTGGCGATTCCGGAAACCGAAATCGTCGAGCGCTTCGTGCGCGCCAGCGGCGCCGGTGGGCAGAACGTCAACAAGGTCTCCACCGCAGTGGAACTGCGTTTCGATCTGGCCGGCTCGCCGTCGCTGCCGGAGCCGCTGCGTGCGCGGCTGCTGGCGCGGCGCGACCGTCGCATCACCGCCGAAGGCGTGCTGGTGATCGATGCGCAGCGCTTCCGCACCCAGGACCGCAACCGCGACGATGCGCGCCAGCGCCTGGCCGAGTTCATCGCCGCCGGGCTGTCGGTGCCGAAGCGGCGCATCGCCACCAAGCCCTCGCATGGCGCCAAGCTGCGGCGCCTGGACGCCAAGCGCGAGCGCAGCCAGATCAAACGCGGCCGTTCGCCCGGCCGCTGGGAGTGA
- a CDS encoding lysophospholipid acyltransferase family protein: MVKPSRLARWFGRTALRLTGWRVVGEFPDVPKLVMIVAPHSSNWDGFLGFAVKFAVGFEVRVMGKTQLFWWPLGPLLRKLGGIPLDRKSPRGVVEQAVALIRQAPRMWYVITPEGTRKRVEKWKVGFWKIAHGAEIPIFPVYFDYPSRTVGLGPLFHTSADMHADIAAIRTWYRPWRGKHRDTL, encoded by the coding sequence ATGGTCAAGCCCAGCCGCCTCGCCCGCTGGTTCGGCCGCACCGCGCTGCGCCTGACCGGCTGGCGGGTGGTCGGCGAGTTCCCGGACGTGCCGAAGCTGGTGATGATCGTCGCCCCGCATTCGTCCAACTGGGACGGGTTCCTGGGCTTCGCGGTCAAGTTCGCGGTCGGCTTCGAGGTGCGCGTGATGGGCAAGACCCAGCTGTTCTGGTGGCCGCTGGGGCCGCTGCTGCGCAAGCTCGGCGGCATCCCGCTGGACCGCAAGTCGCCGCGCGGGGTGGTCGAGCAGGCGGTGGCGCTGATCCGGCAGGCGCCGCGCATGTGGTACGTGATCACCCCCGAAGGCACGCGCAAGCGGGTGGAGAAGTGGAAGGTCGGCTTCTGGAAGATCGCCCACGGCGCCGAGATCCCGATCTTCCCGGTGTACTTCGACTATCCCAGCCGCACCGTCGGCCTCGGCCCGCTGTTCCACACCAGCGCCGACATGCACGCCGACATCGCCGCGATCCGCACCTGGTACCGGCCGTGGCGCGGCAAGCATCGCGATACGTTGTGA